One genomic region from Desulfofalx alkaliphila DSM 12257 encodes:
- the cls gene encoding cardiolipin synthase has translation MDFNWQEILSWLLGINSLVLIVFIILQRKKTEKTIAWILILLFLPLLGLILYMFLGVNWKREKNKLIEQFSPYVRKPLCRAVNELKNYQYHGLIELLARNSDAPLFVGNQIKVFNCGQEKFAALKEEMLKAQHHIHLEYYIVESDNIGNEIKDILIQKAKEGVKVRFIMDKVGSIRVKKSYFKELRDAGVDVIQYSYFLAPLFKFINTHINFRNHRKIAVIDGMVGFVGGMNIGDDYLGKGRLGHWRDTHLMIKGDFVRGLQAIFLDDFWTIKKANGESFFYVEDFRKYFPELEKNCSKVLQLVKSGPGAEYPAIMHGMLKMISMAKDHIYITTPYFVPTESIQDALKVAAMSGVDVRILFPGRYDHAIVHYASKTYLAELLKCGAKVYFYRKDAFVHSKVLTVDGQISTVGTANMDIRSYQLNYEVNAIIYDREITGELEQQFHKDLKESTLLTLDEYEKTPRITKWLEAVARVFSYFL, from the coding sequence AAACAGAAAAGACCATTGCCTGGATATTAATTTTGCTCTTTTTACCGCTCTTGGGCTTAATACTGTACATGTTTTTGGGTGTTAACTGGAAGAGGGAGAAAAACAAACTTATTGAGCAGTTTTCTCCCTATGTTCGAAAACCTTTATGCCGGGCCGTTAATGAGCTTAAAAACTACCAATACCACGGTCTTATTGAACTGTTGGCCCGCAACAGCGACGCACCCTTATTTGTTGGCAATCAAATTAAAGTATTTAATTGCGGCCAAGAAAAATTTGCAGCCCTAAAGGAAGAAATGTTAAAGGCCCAGCACCATATTCATTTGGAATATTACATAGTGGAAAGCGATAATATTGGAAACGAAATAAAAGACATCCTCATCCAAAAGGCCAAGGAAGGAGTAAAGGTCCGCTTTATCATGGATAAGGTGGGCTCCATTAGAGTAAAAAAATCATATTTTAAAGAGCTAAGGGATGCCGGTGTAGACGTTATTCAATACTCGTATTTCTTAGCACCCCTTTTCAAGTTTATTAACACCCATATTAATTTTAGAAATCACCGCAAAATTGCGGTCATCGACGGCATGGTGGGTTTTGTAGGCGGTATGAATATTGGTGATGACTACCTTGGTAAAGGTAGGTTGGGCCATTGGCGGGATACCCACCTGATGATTAAAGGTGACTTTGTGCGGGGCTTACAGGCAATTTTTCTGGATGATTTTTGGACCATTAAAAAGGCAAATGGTGAAAGCTTCTTTTATGTGGAGGATTTTAGAAAGTACTTTCCGGAGCTTGAAAAGAACTGCAGTAAGGTACTGCAGTTGGTAAAAAGTGGCCCCGGTGCCGAATACCCTGCCATTATGCATGGAATGTTAAAAATGATATCCATGGCAAAGGATCACATCTACATCACCACTCCGTATTTTGTGCCCACTGAGAGCATACAAGATGCTTTAAAGGTGGCGGCAATGAGTGGGGTTGATGTGCGGATACTTTTTCCCGGCCGGTATGATCACGCCATTGTTCACTACGCTTCTAAAACTTACCTGGCGGAGCTGCTAAAGTGCGGCGCTAAGGTGTATTTTTACCGCAAGGACGCTTTTGTCCATTCCAAGGTGCTGACGGTGGATGGGCAAATTTCCACCGTAGGTACTGCCAATATGGATATAAGAAGCTATCAGTTGAATTATGAAGTAAATGCCATCATCTATGACCGGGAAATAACCGGAGAACTTGAGCAACAATTCCATAAGGACTTAAAAGAGAGCACCTTATTGACACTTGATGAGTATGAAAAAACCCCTAGAATTACCAAATGGTTAGAAGCGGTGGCCAGGGTCTTTTCATATTTCCTATAA